From the Phycisphaerae bacterium genome, one window contains:
- a CDS encoding radical SAM protein: MNWRLTDHLDRIVRTLNRWAETRRPGWRRRLALGLNLPLRVVWHLWRNRRYLTAGKLLNIAVVNVEYLLRRERLLGLPYDIKIEPTNRCGGGCRLCPTGQGLQGRAKGVMPFERFERLVEQIRDHAYVLDLSNWGDPLASPEIYRMIRCAHDARIWTYLSSTLALFDPARDAETLIRSGLDMLNVSLHAATPETCRHYQPGRWLQADLDKLRALLETRRRLGSRTPIVRLFFVVTRHNEHEIEPFRQLARELDCQAVFAPASLNLRFLGRDRNLADRKWPPERKRQVARELAETWLPRDPQWIAPWYRRSVEELIDFQPTGAGKPYRCDWPWRRTVINWDGGVAACCGVFDPRHDLGNVGERPLREIWNGPAYRAARRSFRRPVRTPVGESCEHCMGVLP, encoded by the coding sequence ATGAATTGGCGGCTGACCGATCACCTGGACCGCATCGTTCGCACGTTGAATCGCTGGGCCGAGACCCGGCGCCCCGGATGGCGCCGCCGACTCGCGCTGGGACTGAACCTGCCGCTGCGGGTCGTCTGGCATCTGTGGCGGAACCGTCGCTACCTGACCGCGGGCAAGCTGCTCAACATCGCCGTCGTCAACGTCGAGTACCTGCTTCGGCGAGAGCGGCTCCTGGGATTGCCGTACGACATCAAGATCGAGCCGACCAACCGCTGCGGCGGCGGGTGCCGGTTGTGCCCGACCGGCCAGGGCCTCCAGGGACGGGCCAAGGGCGTCATGCCGTTCGAGCGGTTCGAACGCCTCGTCGAGCAGATCCGCGACCACGCGTACGTCCTGGACCTCTCGAACTGGGGCGATCCGCTGGCCTCGCCCGAAATCTACCGCATGATCCGCTGCGCCCACGACGCGCGAATCTGGACCTACCTCTCGAGCACCCTGGCCCTCTTCGATCCCGCCCGCGACGCCGAAACGCTCATCCGATCCGGCCTGGATATGCTCAACGTCTCGCTGCACGCGGCGACCCCGGAGACGTGCCGCCACTATCAGCCGGGCCGGTGGCTCCAAGCCGACCTGGACAAGCTGCGGGCCTTGCTCGAGACCCGGCGACGCCTCGGTTCGCGAACCCCCATCGTCCGCCTGTTCTTCGTGGTCACCCGGCACAACGAACACGAGATCGAGCCATTCCGGCAGTTGGCCCGCGAGTTGGATTGCCAAGCCGTCTTCGCTCCCGCCTCGCTGAACCTGCGATTCCTGGGCCGGGATCGGAACCTGGCCGACCGGAAGTGGCCGCCCGAGCGAAAACGCCAGGTCGCCCGCGAACTCGCCGAGACATGGCTGCCACGCGATCCGCAGTGGATCGCCCCGTGGTACCGCCGGAGTGTGGAGGAGTTGATCGACTTTCAGCCGACGGGCGCGGGCAAACCTTACCGCTGCGACTGGCCGTGGCGGCGGACGGTGATCAACTGGGACGGCGGCGTGGCCGCCTGCTGCGGAGTCTTCGACCCGCGACACGACCTGGGCAACGTCGGCGAGCGCCCGCTCCGCGAGATCTGGAACGGGCCCGCGTATCGCGCCGCCCGTCGAAGCTTTCGTCGCCCCGTCCGCACCCCCGTCGGCGAATCCTGCGAGCATTGCATGGGAGTGCTGCCCTGA
- the pelF gene encoding GT4 family glycosyltransferase PelF, with protein sequence MIRSIAHNPPRLRVLHVLHSLDCAGTERLACDLMLALGEQVESAAVCLDRQGPLAARLREAGLEVRCTQRRPGVDLRQIPRIAAIIRRFRPHVLHCHQYTPFFYGGLAALGSPGVRVLFAEHGRHFPDRVSRKRRLFNRLLDARAGKVTAVCDFTRRSLVANEGLCARRIEIIPNGIDLEPFDRLPDRAAARARLGLPDRADVIVHVGSFRPIKDHPTALRAMAMVLARRPAAVLVCAGEGPQLSACQTLARQLRIERAVRFLGRRDDVPAILAAGDLALSSSLCEAHSLAMLEAMAAGCPVVATRVGGVPETVPDGRTGLLVGPQDPHAMAQALITLLEDDGRRAAMSRAAAEHVRTHFSNRTMHQRYLDIYRRLSAGAAR encoded by the coding sequence ATGATCCGATCTATCGCCCACAATCCGCCGCGGTTGCGAGTGCTGCACGTGCTGCACAGCCTCGACTGCGCCGGGACCGAGCGACTCGCCTGCGACTTGATGCTCGCGCTGGGCGAGCAGGTGGAGTCCGCCGCGGTCTGTCTCGATCGCCAGGGGCCGCTGGCCGCCCGCCTTCGCGAGGCGGGGCTGGAGGTCCGCTGCACCCAGCGGCGACCCGGCGTCGACCTTCGCCAGATCCCGCGGATCGCCGCGATCATCCGCCGCTTCCGCCCGCACGTCCTGCACTGCCATCAATACACGCCCTTCTTCTACGGCGGGCTGGCCGCGCTCGGCTCGCCCGGCGTCCGCGTCCTCTTCGCCGAACACGGACGGCATTTCCCCGATCGCGTGTCCCGCAAGCGGCGGCTCTTCAATCGGCTGCTCGACGCCCGCGCCGGCAAAGTCACCGCGGTCTGTGACTTCACGCGGCGGAGCCTGGTGGCTAACGAAGGGCTGTGCGCCCGGCGCATCGAGATTATCCCCAACGGCATCGACCTCGAACCGTTCGACCGCCTGCCCGACCGCGCAGCGGCGCGGGCCCGGCTCGGACTGCCCGACCGCGCGGACGTGATCGTCCACGTCGGATCGTTCCGGCCGATCAAGGACCATCCGACCGCCCTGCGGGCGATGGCGATGGTCCTGGCCCGCCGGCCCGCCGCCGTGCTCGTCTGCGCCGGCGAAGGGCCGCAGCTTTCCGCCTGCCAAACCCTTGCCCGCCAGCTGCGCATCGAACGCGCGGTCCGGTTCCTCGGCCGCCGCGACGACGTGCCCGCGATCCTGGCCGCGGGCGACCTGGCCCTCTCCAGTTCGCTCTGCGAGGCGCACAGCCTGGCCATGCTCGAGGCGATGGCGGCGGGATGTCCGGTCGTGGCCACCCGCGTCGGCGGCGTGCCCGAGACCGTTCCCGACGGACGGACCGGCCTGCTGGTCGGCCCGCAGGACCCGCACGCCATGGCCCAGGCTCTCATCACGTTGCTCGAAGACGACGGCCGCCGCGCCGCAATGTCGCGCGCCGCAGCGGAACACGTCCGAACGCATTTTTCGAATCGCACCATGCACCAGCGATACCTCGACATCTATCGCCGCCTGAGCGCGGGAGCGGCCCGGTGA